In one Tripterygium wilfordii isolate XIE 37 chromosome 22, ASM1340144v1, whole genome shotgun sequence genomic region, the following are encoded:
- the LOC119991979 gene encoding protein NPGR2-like encodes MKSKVRIRGQRRGGIGGDLRKIMKCLCSGEQLRADDEMISSSESLATKDYAVSGLSSKPGEADQKLDATNIEEAEISLRERGSLNYEEARALLGRIEYQKGNFEASLQVFEGIDIAAITPKIKLTLSRRVEGHRRRSQNHAMPPMSIHAVSLLLEAIFLKAKSLQGLGRFKEAAQSCKVILDIVESSLPEGLPEHFGVDYKLRETLSKAVELLPELWKLAHAPREAIISYRRALLHNWNLDGVTTAKIQKEFAIFLLYHGGDASPPSLRSQMDSSFVPRNNIEEAILLLMILLRKLSLKRIEWDQSILDHLSFALSVSGDLRALAIQVEGLVPEIFDERERYLLLALCYYGANDGLVALNLLRKFFRNRENPNNVKALLMASKICGEIPNHAEEGIDYARGALESLTGGCDQLESTAHYLLGVSLSAHSKSAISDSEAVTRQCEALQALEFAEKLMKRRDPNILYHLSVENAEQRKLAAALYYAKCLVKVEAGSNVKGWLLLARIVSAQKRFVDAETILDAALDHTGKWEQGGLLRTKAKLQIAQGHLESAIKTYTQLLADLQVQSKSFGYGKKHRQESTNSARNLELEIWHDLAYVYISLSQWHDAEGCLSKSNRISSYSASRCHATGSMHEAKGQYKDALSSYRSALDIDPDHVPSLISTAVVLRKLGNRSNAIARSFLMSALRLDRMNHSTWYNLGLLYKDEGTPTSLLEAADCFDAASILEESAPVEHFR; translated from the exons ATGAAGAGTAAAGTTCGAATAAGAGGGCAAAGAAGAGGTGGGATCGGGGGGGATTTGAGAAAGATAATGAAGTGCCTATGCTCAGGAGAGCAATTAAGGGCAGATGATGAAATGATTTCTTCCTCTGAATCTCTTGCGACCAAGGATTATGCAGTGAGTGGGTTATCCTCCAAACCCGGAGAGGCAGACCAGAAGCTAGATGCCACCAATATAGAAGAAGCTGAAATATCTCTACGTGAGCGTGGTTCCCTGAACTATGAG GAAGCAAGAGCATTGTTAGGTAGAATTGAGTATCAAAAGGGAAATTTTGAGGCTTCTCTGCAAGTTTTTGAAGGAATAGATATTGCAGCAATAACTCCCAAGATAAAACTTACACTATCCAGGAGAGTAGAAGGTCATAGGAGACGCTCACAAAATCATGCTATGCCACCAATGTCCATCCACGCTGTCAGTTTGCTTTTGGAAGCAATCTTTCTCAAAGCAAAATCATTGCAGGGGCTTGGGAGGTTTAAAG AAGCTGCTCAATCTTGCAAAGTTATTCTGGACATAGTTGAATCTTCATTACCGGAAGGCTTGCCTGAACACTTTGGTGTTGACTATAAACTGCGGGAGACCCTAAGCAAGGCTGTTGAGCTGCTTCCGGAACTATGGAAACTTGCTCATGCTCCAAGGGAAGCCATCATTTCATATCGAAGGGCCCTTCTCCATAATTGGAACCTTGACGGAGTAACCACTGCAAAGATTCAAAAGGAATTTGCCATTTTTCTCCTCTACCATGGGGGTGACGCAAGCCCACCAAGCCTCCGCTCCCAAATGGACAGTTCCTTTGTACCTAGGAATAATATAGAAGAAGCTATACTCCTACTAATGATTCTACTTAGAAAGCTTTCTCTCAAAAGAATTGAGTGGGATCAGTCAATCTTGGATCACCTTTCTTTTGCTCTCTCAGTGTCAGGGGATTTAAGAGCTTTAGCCATTCAAGTTGAAGGGTTGGTTCCTGAGATTTTcgatgagagagaaagatatCTCCTTCTAGCGCTATGTTATTATGGTGCTAATGATGGTTTGGTTGCTTTGAATCTACTTAGGAAATTTTTTAGGAACAGAGAGAATCCAAATAATGTCAAAGCTTTATTAATGGCATCAAAGATATGTGGGGAAATTCCTAATCATGCAGAAGAAGGCATAGATTATGCCCGCGGAGCCCTTGAAAGCTTGACTGGTGGATGTGACCAATTGGAAAGTACTGCTCATTATTTATTGGGTGTTTCACTTTCAGCTCATTCTAAATCAGCTATTTCTGATTCTGAGGCGGTCACAAGGCAATGCGAGGCACTTCAGGCCTTGGAATTTGCAGAGAAATTGATGAAAAGGAGGGACCCCAATATTCTTTATCATCTCAGTGTTGAAAATGCAGAGCAGAGGAAGTTGGCTGCTGCACTGTATTATGCAAAGTGCTTGGTAAAAGTAGAAGCTGGTTCTAATGTTAAAGGTTGGCTACTATTAGCTCGAATAGTATCAGCACAGAAACGATTTGTAGATGCAGAAACTATTTTAGATGCTGCTTTGGATCATACGGGAAAATGGGAGCAAGGAGGGTTGTTgcgaacgaaagctaaacttcaaattgcacagggtcatttagaaagtgCCATCAAGACGTATACTCAACTTCTTGCTGATCTACAAGTTCAGAGTAAAAGCTTTGGTTATGGGAAGAAGCATCGTCAG GAGAGCACCAACAGTGCTAGAAATTTGGAATTGGAAATTTGGCATGATCTAGCTTATGTCTACATAAGCTTGTCGCAGTGGCATGATGCTGAGGGTTGTCTTTCTAAGTCTAATCGTATCAGTTCTTATTCTGCTTCTAGATGTCATGCAACTG GTTCGATGCATGAAGCAAAGGGTCAGTACAAAGATGCCTTAAGCTCCTATCGAAGTGCTCTGGATATCGATCCAGACCACGTCCCCAGCTTGATATCCACAGCTGTGGTTCTCAGAAAGCTTGGTAACCGATCAAATGCTATCGCCAGGAGCTTTCTCATGAGTGCTTTGCGGCTTGACAGAATGAACCACTCTACTTGGTATAATCTTGGTCTGCTATACAAAGACGAGGGTACCCCAACGTCGTTGTTAGAAGCAGCCGATTGTTTTGATGCTGCGAGCATTCTCGAGGAGTCGGCCCCAGTTGAACATTTCAGATGA
- the LOC119990497 gene encoding rho GDP-dissociation inhibitor 1-like isoform X1: MFCFPAREMESGKGAEAGPSKGGVFGDDKEEAERTEKLRDHGVDVDVEESDDDDDKVAAAAGFVPGPLLSLKEQIEKDKEDDSLRRWKETLLGCLEGDLNGQMEPEVDFRSISIISDDFGEIITPLPVSDNQSSGVLFTLREGSQYQLKLTFSVLHNIVSGLTYSNSVWKGGLQVDQSKGMLGTFAPQREPYVHLLEEETTPSGALARGIYSAKLKFEDDDKRCHMELRYSFEIKKRGR; encoded by the exons ATGTTTTGTTTTCC AGCAAGAGAGATGGAGAGCGGGAAGGGAGCAGAAGCAGGACCATCGAAAGGTGGTGTCTTTGGTGATGATAAAGAAGAAGCGGAGCGGACTGAGAAACTCCGTGATCATGGAGTTGATGTTGATGTGGAGGAGagtgacgatgatgatgataaggTCGCTGCTGCTGCTGGATTTGTTCCTGGGCCTCTGCTTTCTCTGAAGGAGCAGATTGAGAAAGACAAg GAAGATGACAGCTTAAGGAGGTGGAAAGAGACGCTACTCGGTTGTTTAGAAGGAGATTTGAATG GACAAATGGAACCTGAAGTCGACTTCCGCAGCATAAGTATTATTTCCGACGACTTTGGAGAAATTATCACTCCATTGCCTGTGAGTGACAATCAGAGCAGTGGTGTCCTGTTTACTCTTAGGGAGGGATCTCAGTATCAGCTCAAGCTGACATTCAGCGTTCTCCACAACATTGTTTCCGGCTTGACCTACTCCAACTCTGTATGGAAGGGGGGACTCCAAG TCGACCAAAGCAAAGGAATGCTGGGCACTTTTGCTCCTCAACGGGAACCATATGTGCATTTGTTGGAAGAGGAGACAACTCCTTCGGGTGCACTAGCAAGGGGAATTTATTCAGCAAAGCTTAAG TTCGAAGATGATGACAAGCGATGTCATATGGAGCTTCGGTACTCTTTCGAGATAAAAAAGAGGGGGAGATAG
- the LOC119990497 gene encoding rho GDP-dissociation inhibitor 1-like isoform X2: MESGKGAEAGPSKGGVFGDDKEEAERTEKLRDHGVDVDVEESDDDDDKVAAAAGFVPGPLLSLKEQIEKDKEDDSLRRWKETLLGCLEGDLNGQMEPEVDFRSISIISDDFGEIITPLPVSDNQSSGVLFTLREGSQYQLKLTFSVLHNIVSGLTYSNSVWKGGLQVDQSKGMLGTFAPQREPYVHLLEEETTPSGALARGIYSAKLKFEDDDKRCHMELRYSFEIKKRGR; the protein is encoded by the exons ATGGAGAGCGGGAAGGGAGCAGAAGCAGGACCATCGAAAGGTGGTGTCTTTGGTGATGATAAAGAAGAAGCGGAGCGGACTGAGAAACTCCGTGATCATGGAGTTGATGTTGATGTGGAGGAGagtgacgatgatgatgataaggTCGCTGCTGCTGCTGGATTTGTTCCTGGGCCTCTGCTTTCTCTGAAGGAGCAGATTGAGAAAGACAAg GAAGATGACAGCTTAAGGAGGTGGAAAGAGACGCTACTCGGTTGTTTAGAAGGAGATTTGAATG GACAAATGGAACCTGAAGTCGACTTCCGCAGCATAAGTATTATTTCCGACGACTTTGGAGAAATTATCACTCCATTGCCTGTGAGTGACAATCAGAGCAGTGGTGTCCTGTTTACTCTTAGGGAGGGATCTCAGTATCAGCTCAAGCTGACATTCAGCGTTCTCCACAACATTGTTTCCGGCTTGACCTACTCCAACTCTGTATGGAAGGGGGGACTCCAAG TCGACCAAAGCAAAGGAATGCTGGGCACTTTTGCTCCTCAACGGGAACCATATGTGCATTTGTTGGAAGAGGAGACAACTCCTTCGGGTGCACTAGCAAGGGGAATTTATTCAGCAAAGCTTAAG TTCGAAGATGATGACAAGCGATGTCATATGGAGCTTCGGTACTCTTTCGAGATAAAAAAGAGGGGGAGATAG